Proteins encoded in a region of the Pseudomonas putida genome:
- a CDS encoding DUF1653 domain-containing protein encodes MQIQPGVYRHYKGPEYRVFSVARHSESEEWMVFYQCLYGDYSFWVRPLSMFQECVEVDGEQVPRFALVKAEEGLPGLLGKSHE; translated from the coding sequence ATGCAGATACAACCAGGCGTATACCGGCATTACAAAGGGCCTGAGTACCGTGTCTTCAGTGTTGCGCGGCACTCCGAAAGCGAAGAGTGGATGGTGTTCTACCAATGCCTGTATGGTGATTACAGCTTCTGGGTGCGCCCCCTTTCGATGTTCCAGGAGTGCGTCGAGGTTGACGGCGAGCAGGTGCCACGCTTTGCTTTGGTCAAGGCCGAAGAAGGGCTGCCTGGGTTGCTGGGCAAGTCGCACGAGTGA
- a CDS encoding DUF6586 family protein — MAQELYTRTNQKLFFAGLALESMAKAEQSQAMNAQGLVQAERESALFHLYGALLGLCHEIGGFYRLPVVAGVEQALADDALSGIAIPEVAELLELARQRETWLAQMLGAYADLFRPPVARKAPKTDVTQPLIQAVNLDEPEPAALSRAELESWRNNLKGLVRRFRDALSEC, encoded by the coding sequence ATGGCCCAGGAACTCTATACCCGCACCAATCAGAAACTGTTTTTTGCCGGTCTCGCCCTGGAATCCATGGCCAAGGCCGAACAAAGCCAGGCCATGAATGCCCAGGGCCTGGTCCAGGCCGAGCGCGAGTCGGCGCTGTTCCATCTGTATGGTGCGCTGCTGGGGCTGTGCCATGAAATTGGTGGCTTCTACCGCTTGCCGGTGGTTGCAGGGGTCGAGCAAGCCTTGGCTGACGACGCCCTGAGCGGCATCGCCATTCCGGAAGTGGCAGAGTTGCTGGAATTGGCTCGCCAGCGTGAAACGTGGCTGGCGCAAATGCTCGGTGCTTATGCCGATTTGTTCCGACCACCGGTCGCCAGGAAAGCGCCGAAAACCGACGTTACCCAACCCCTGATTCAAGCGGTCAATCTCGATGAACCTGAGCCTGCAGCGCTGTCGCGTGCCGAGTTGGAAAGCTGGCGCAACAACCTCAAGGGCTTGGTGAGACGTTTCCGCGACGCGTTGAGTGAGTGCTGA